Proteins from a single region of Echeneis naucrates chromosome 2, fEcheNa1.1, whole genome shotgun sequence:
- the kpnb3 gene encoding importin-5, which translates to MAEQQQFYLLLGNLMSPDNSVRKQAEEAYDTIPGQSKITFLLQAVRDASAAEEVKQMAAVLLRRLLSSSFEEIYPGLTLEMQTAIKTELLTSIQQETSPNIRKKVCDIAAELSRNLIDDDGNNQWPELLKFLFDSVNSDNVGLREAALHIFWNFPGIFGNQQQHYMEVIKRMLVQCMQDQANPQIRTLSARAAASFVLSNESNTALLKHFADLLPGILQAVNESCYQGDDSVLKSLVEIADTAPKYLRPNLEATLQLCLKLCADTNLTNMQRQLALEVIVTLSETAAAMLRKHTAIVAQSVPQMLAMMVDLEDDDEWAMADELEDDDFDSNAVAGESALDRIACGLGGKIILPMIKQHIMQMLQNPDWKYRHAGLMALSAIGEGCHQQMEAILQEIVSFVLLFCSDPHPRVRYAACNAIGQMATDFAPTFQKKFHDKVISALLQTMEDQTNPRVQAHAAAALINFTEDCPKLLLIPYLGSLVQHLHVIMVAKLQELIQKGTKLVLEQVVTSIASVADTAEEKFVPYYDLFMPSLKHIVENAVQKELRLLRGKTIECISLIGLAVGKEKFMPDASAVMQLLLKTQTDFNDLEDDDPQISYMISAWARMCKILGKEFQQYLPVVMGPLMKTASIKPEVALLDTQDMENISEDDGWEFVNLGDQQSFGIKTAGLEEKATACQMLVCYAKELKEGFVEYTEQVVKLMVPLLKFYFHDGVRVAAAESMPLLLECARVRGAEYLTQMWHFMCDALIKAIGTEPDSDVLSEIMHSFAKCIELMGDGCLNNEHFEELGGILKGKLEEHFKNQELRQAKRQDEDYDEQVEETLQDEDENDVYILTKVSDILHSVFSSYKEKVLPWFEQLLQLIVQLICPNRPWADRQWGLCIFDDVVEHCSPSSFKYAEYFLRPMLQSLCDSSPEVRQAAAYGVGVMAQYGGENYRPFCTEAIPLLVRVIQTADSRSKENVNATENCISAVGKVMRFRPECVNVNEILPHWLSWLPLNEDKEEAVHTFDFLCDLIESNNPIVLGPDNSNLPKIFLIIADGVANESVKSEDACSKRLANVIRQVQVSAGLWSQCVSTLNETQQKAIQDLLNTA; encoded by the exons ATGGCGGAACAGCAGCAGTTCTACCTCTTGCTGGGCAACCTGATGAGCCCTGACAACAGCGTCAGGAAACAGGCAGAG gaggCCTATGACACGATCCCGGGCCAGAGCAAGATCACATTCTTGCTGCAGGCTGTCAGAGATGCATCTGCTGCGGAGGAG GTCAAACAGATGGCGGCAGTCCTGCTGCGGCGACTGCTGTCGTCATCCTTCGAGGAGATCTACCCAGGCTTGACCCTGGAGATGCAGACAGCCATCAAGACCGAACTGCTGACCAGCATCCAACAGGAGACATCGCCAAACATCCGCAAGAAGGTCTGCGACATTGCAGCTGAGCTCTCCCGCAACCTCATCG ATGATGATGGGAACAACCAGTGGCCGGAGTTACTCAAGTTTCTGTTCGACTCTGTCAATTCGGACAATGTTGGCCTGCGAGAAGCCGCCCTGCACATATTCTG GAACTTCCCGGGAATCTTTggcaaccagcagcagcattatATGGAAGTCATCAAACGAATGCTTGTTCAGTGCATGCAGGACCAGGCAAACCCACAG ATTCGTACCCTGTCAGCTCGGGCTGCAGCGTCGTTTGTTCTATCCAATGAAAGCAATACAGCTCTGCTGAAGCACTTTGCAGACCTCCTGCCGGGAATCCTGCAG GCAGTGAATGAGTCCTGCTACCAGGGAGACGACTCTGTTCTCAAGTCTTTAGTAGAAATTGCAGACACAGCACCCAAATATCTGAGGCCCAACCTGGAGGCCACGCTGCAGCTATGCCTTAAG CTGTGTGCCGACACCAACCTGACAAACATGCAGAGGCAGTTGGCCTTGGAGGTCATTGTCACCTTATctgagacagcagcagccatgCTGAGGAAACACACTGCCATTGTGGCACAGAGTG TGCCTCAGATGCTGGCTATGATGGTGGACcttgaggatgatgatgagtggGCCATGGCTGATGAACTGGAGGATGATGACTTTGACAG TAACGCTGTAGCCGGGGAGAGTGCGCTGGACAGAATTGCCTGCGGTCTCGGAGGAAAGATCATCTTGCCCATGATCAAACAGCACATCATGCAGATGCTGCAGAACC CTGACTGGAAGTACCGCCATGCTGGGTTGATGGCACTGTCGGCCATTGGGGAGGGCTGCCACCAGCAGATGGAGGCCATCCTCCAGGAGATTGTCAGCTTCGTCCTCCTTTTCTGCTCTGACCCT CATCCCAGAGTGCGTTATGCTGCCTGCAATGCCATCGGACAGATGGCCACAGATTTTGCCCCAACCTTCCAAAAGAAATTCCATGATAAG GTGATCTCAGCCCTGCTTCAGACCATGGAAGACCAGACTAACCCTCGAGTGCAGGCGCACGCTGCTGCCGCCCTCATCAACTTCACAGAGGACTGTCCCAAATTGCTGCTCATTCCTTATCTGGGCAGCTTGGTGCAGCACCTTCACGTCATTATGGTTGCTAAGCTGCAAGAG CTGATCCAAAAGGGAACCAAATTGGTCCTGGAGCAAGTTGTGACATCCATCGCTTCTGTTGCCGACACAGCTGAGGAGAAGTTTGTGCCATATTACGACCTCTTCATGCCCTCACTCAAACACATTGTAGAAAACGCAGTGCAGAAGGAGCTGCGACTGCTGCGAGGAAAGACCATTGAGTGCATCAGCCTCATCGGCCTGGCTGTCGGCAAGGAGAAG TTCATGCCAGACGCCTCCGCTGTTatgcagctgctgctcaaaacCCAGACAGACTTCAATGACCTGGAGGATGATGATCCTCAG ATCTCGTATATGATCTCAGCCTGGGCGAGGATGTGCAAGATTCTGGGGAAGGAGTTCCAGCAGTATCTGCCTGTGGTGATGGGGCCGCTGATGAAGACGGCCTCTATCAAGCCTGAGGTGGCCCTCCTCGACA CCCAGGACATGGAGAACATATCTGAGGATGATGGCTGGGAATTTGTCAACCTGGGAGATCAGCAGAGTTTTGGCATAAAGACAGCCGGTCTGGAGGAGAAGGCCACTGCCTGCCAGATGCTG GTGTGTTATGCCAAAGAGCTAAAGGAGGGCTTTGTGGAGTACACAGAGCAGGTGGTGAAGCTGATGGTTCCTCTCCTCAAGTTCTACTTCCACGATG GTGTCAGAGTGGCAGCAGCTGAGTCCATGCCTCTGCTTCTGGAGTGTGCTCGGGTTCGAGGAGCAGAATACCTTACCCAGATGTGGCACTTCATGTGCGACGCTCTCATCAAGGCCATCGGCACAGAGCCAGACTCGGATGTCCTGTCAGAAATCATGCACTCTTTTGCCAAA TGCATCGAGTTGATGGGTGATGGGTGTCTGAATAATGAGCATTTTGAGGAGCTGGGTGGCATCCTAAAAGGAAAACTGGAGGAGCATTTCAAGAACCAGGAGCTCAGACAGG CCAAGAGACAGGATGAAGACTATGATGAGCAGGTGGAGGAAACATTACAAGATGAG GATGAGAATGATGTTTACATCCTGACCAAAGTGTCAGATATCCTGCACTCAGTGTTCAGTAGTTACAAGGAGAAAGTGCTGCCTTGGTTcgaacagctgctgcagctcatagTCCAGCTAATA TGCCCCAACAGGCCGtgggcagacagacagtggGGTCTGTGCATCTTTGACGACGTGGTGGAGCATTGCAGCCCGTCGTCCTTCAAATATGCAGAGTATTTCCTGCGGCCGATGTTGCAGTCACTGTGTGACTCGAGCCCTGAGGTTCGACAGGCAGCTGCCTACGGCGTCGGCGTCATGGCTCAGTATGGAGGAGAGAACTACCGCCCGTTTTGTACAG AGGCCATCCCCTTGCTGGTCAGAGTCATCCAGACAGCTGACTCGCGCTCCAAGGAGAACGTCAACGCCACAGAGAACTGCATCTCTGCTGTTGGAAAAGTTATGAGGTTCAGGCCAGAGTGTGTTAACGTGAATGAGATCCTCCCCCATTGGCTCAGCTGGCTACCGCTCAACGAGGACAAGGAAGAGGCCGTCCacacatttgattttctgtgtgACCTCATTGAGAG CAACAACCCCATCGTCCTCGGGCCGGACAACTCCAACCTTCCCAAAATTTTCCTCATCATTGCTGACGGAGTTGCAAATGAATCAGTCAAGAGTGAAGATGCTTGCAGCAAACGGCTCGCAAATGTCATCCGCCAAGTACAG GTGTCGGCAGGATTATGGTCACAGTGTGTATCAACGCTGAATGAGACGCAGCAGAAAGCCATACAGGACCTACTGAACACTGCCTGA